A window of Insulibacter thermoxylanivorax contains these coding sequences:
- a CDS encoding cache domain-containing sensor histidine kinase, producing the protein MGMLVKKWTARNTLRKQIFLGFMLAMVIVLSAVGVFVYHQVSNMLLDNAERHIQQTAAQAMGKLEVLLNQVSTFTTQVVTNAVVQDAFEQEADGRRLSFEGRQTLQQVVRSIEAYMSGVRSVELYTEDYRRLMPLTDDQLDSRVPKAWIRRVDEAKGQLVWLDLDPRYPDVVLAMRRVRLMDRSFSYSGYVLVQMEKRYFQLKDVEMAGDYGGREYMALMNEQGQVITADFPLSDDEARRLLSEQETISLADGEYLAVRQRSPATGWNIVILTPVAYSTESLSVLRTVVIVSVVVGTVIFFIVTYILSGMISRPILDLIKAMRTARFGALRQISVSSSMMEINELNYTYNEMVRSLKELNEKVYQKEILQSRTELKALQAQINPHFLFNTLEAFYWALEDKGEEELAKIVVAMSGLFRYVISRKDEDVWVTIGDELDHAERYLTIMKMRMMDKLSWQIEVDEPIRRVPIPKLLIQPLVENAILHGVEQRLEPGTVILRVKADQRPGCSRIEVLDDGPGMDEEAIKRLDEAMDRGALSDQPGKGTGMGLVNVERRLKLYYGSSTDGLTIQSQPGKGTKVAFVIPNQRGGGTDEDDSDRG; encoded by the coding sequence ATGGGGATGCTGGTAAAGAAGTGGACAGCGAGGAATACGCTGCGCAAGCAGATCTTCCTCGGCTTCATGCTCGCGATGGTCATCGTCTTATCCGCGGTGGGCGTGTTCGTCTATCACCAAGTCTCGAATATGCTGCTGGACAATGCGGAGCGGCATATTCAGCAGACGGCAGCGCAGGCGATGGGGAAACTGGAGGTGCTGCTCAATCAGGTGAGCACCTTCACGACCCAGGTCGTGACGAATGCGGTGGTGCAGGATGCCTTCGAGCAGGAAGCCGACGGCCGCCGGCTCAGCTTCGAAGGAAGGCAGACGCTGCAGCAGGTCGTTCGCAGTATTGAGGCTTATATGAGCGGGGTTCGCTCGGTGGAGCTGTATACCGAGGATTATCGAAGGTTAATGCCGTTAACGGATGATCAACTGGACAGCAGGGTTCCCAAAGCGTGGATTCGCCGGGTGGATGAAGCGAAGGGTCAGCTCGTCTGGCTGGATCTTGATCCTCGCTATCCCGATGTCGTGCTGGCCATGCGCAGAGTGCGTTTGATGGACCGCTCTTTCTCCTACTCGGGTTATGTGCTCGTGCAGATGGAGAAGCGGTATTTTCAACTGAAGGATGTGGAGATGGCAGGAGATTACGGAGGCAGGGAATATATGGCGTTGATGAATGAACAGGGACAGGTCATCACGGCGGACTTTCCGCTTAGCGATGACGAAGCCCGTCGGTTGCTTAGCGAACAGGAGACGATCTCCTTAGCGGACGGAGAGTACTTGGCCGTCAGGCAGCGATCGCCGGCAACGGGATGGAACATCGTCATCCTGACCCCCGTTGCGTATTCGACGGAGAGCTTGTCAGTGCTGCGCACGGTGGTGATCGTGTCTGTCGTCGTGGGAACGGTGATCTTCTTCATCGTCACCTATATCTTATCCGGCATGATCTCCCGTCCCATCCTGGATCTGATCAAAGCGATGCGGACGGCGAGATTCGGAGCGCTGCGGCAGATCTCCGTCTCCTCTTCGATGATGGAGATTAACGAGCTTAACTATACATACAATGAAATGGTTCGTTCGCTGAAGGAATTGAACGAGAAGGTGTATCAGAAGGAAATCCTGCAAAGCCGAACGGAATTGAAAGCGCTGCAAGCGCAGATCAATCCTCATTTTCTGTTCAATACCTTGGAGGCTTTCTACTGGGCTTTGGAAGACAAGGGAGAGGAAGAACTGGCGAAGATCGTCGTCGCGATGTCCGGCCTGTTCCGCTATGTGATCAGCCGCAAGGACGAGGATGTGTGGGTGACAATCGGCGATGAGCTGGATCATGCGGAGCGCTATCTGACAATTATGAAGATGCGCATGATGGATAAGCTCAGCTGGCAGATCGAAGTCGATGAGCCGATCCGGCGGGTGCCGATCCCGAAGCTGCTTATCCAGCCTCTGGTCGAGAACGCCATCCTGCACGGTGTGGAGCAGCGGCTGGAACCGGGAACCGTCATCTTGCGGGTGAAGGCGGATCAGCGTCCGGGATGTTCGAGGATCGAGGTGCTCGATGATGGACCGGGCATGGATGAAGAAGCGATTAAGCGGCTGGATGAGGCAATGGATAGAGGGGCGCTGAGCGATCAGCCGGGCAAAGGGACGGGCATGGGCCTGGTGAATGTGGAACGGCGATTGAAGCTGTACTACGGCTCGTCAACGGACGGGCTGACCATTCAGAGTCAGCCGGGCAAGGGAACGAAGGTCGCCTTTGTCATACCGAATCAGAGAGGAGGGGGAACGGATGAGGACGATTCTGATCGTGGATGA
- a CDS encoding MmcQ/YjbR family DNA-binding protein — protein MHIAVLTALKEYCLAKKGARPDHPFGPQPLVIKVGSKMFALLGISNGVAFISLKCDPFLAESLRQQYPAVKPGYYLNKTHWNTIHIDGTISEEELKSMIDHSYELVYKKLTRAEKEALDAADAVPADEPTHGSADHE, from the coding sequence ATGCATATAGCTGTCTTAACCGCTTTAAAAGAATACTGCCTGGCCAAAAAAGGAGCACGCCCCGACCATCCCTTCGGTCCTCAGCCGCTCGTCATCAAGGTGGGCTCGAAGATGTTCGCCCTGCTCGGCATCTCAAACGGTGTCGCCTTCATCAGCTTGAAGTGCGATCCCTTCCTTGCGGAGAGCCTGCGCCAGCAATATCCCGCCGTCAAACCCGGCTATTATCTGAACAAGACACATTGGAACACCATCCACATCGACGGCACCATCTCTGAAGAGGAACTTAAGAGCATGATCGACCATTCCTACGAACTCGTCTACAAGAAATTAACTAGAGCCGAGAAAGAAGCGCTGGACGCTGCCGACGCCGTACCCGCCGATGAACCAACCCATGGATCAGCCGATCATGAGTGA
- a CDS encoding HAD hydrolase family protein translates to MSEYECPEDEGARGRYKKILSAIEVIFASARPIKDMLPVLDKRFQRCPWIGGNGSLIAVDGQIKYRHAFSDAMRSQFMHLIQEQEVTYLIDGDWDYAYTGPPDHPILLNVNGARAARNVPVEALRSIVMPMISRCSSMRSIP, encoded by the coding sequence GTGTCGGAATATGAATGTCCGGAGGATGAAGGGGCGAGAGGAAGGTATAAGAAAATCCTGTCGGCAATTGAAGTGATCTTCGCCTCGGCCCGGCCGATCAAGGATATGCTGCCCGTACTCGATAAGCGGTTCCAGCGATGCCCCTGGATCGGGGGGAACGGCTCGCTGATCGCGGTTGATGGACAGATCAAGTACCGGCATGCGTTCTCCGATGCGATGCGGTCGCAGTTTATGCATCTTATCCAAGAACAGGAAGTGACTTATCTCATCGACGGCGATTGGGATTATGCCTACACCGGCCCGCCGGATCATCCGATCTTGCTGAACGTGAACGGGGCTCGGGCAGCGAGGAATGTTCCCGTGGAGGCGCTTCGTTCCATCGTGATGCCTATGATCTCGCGATGTTCGAGCATGCGAAGCATTCCGTGA
- a CDS encoding L,D-transpeptidase — protein sequence MPRYRIIVDLSDRQLYVLEGDTVVRAFPVGIGRMVSQTPVGEFTIVNKQENPGGPFGVLWMGLSKPHYGIHGTNDPSSIGHEVSAGCIRMYNEDVLQLSAMAPVGTRVTIRP from the coding sequence TTGCCGAGATACCGCATCATCGTGGATCTGTCCGATCGTCAGTTATATGTACTGGAAGGAGATACTGTAGTGCGCGCTTTTCCCGTCGGCATCGGGAGGATGGTCTCTCAGACACCGGTGGGGGAGTTTACGATCGTGAACAAACAGGAAAACCCGGGGGGCCCTTTCGGCGTGCTGTGGATGGGATTGTCTAAGCCCCATTACGGCATCCATGGGACGAATGATCCTTCCTCGATCGGCCACGAAGTATCCGCCGGCTGTATCCGCATGTACAATGAAGATGTCCTGCAGCTGTCCGCGATGGCGCCTGTAGGCACAAGGGTAACCATCCGTCCATGA
- a CDS encoding carbohydrate ABC transporter permease, translated as MDRVMSNKWVIAAYVLPALLLILVVVYIPIILTGYFGLHEWNGIGAMKFIGLEQYKTLIQDGKFWDSALHSFLLAVFSTLSLILYMIVAMVLASRIKGANTFRKIYLIPMLLSSVAIAQLWLKVYHPTNGILNSLLVSLGVPNPPAWLSDSSIVLYAIFIPILWQYAGFYILIYYAALKNIPETLIEAARIDGANALQIAWKIKLPLVMEVFKVTIVLAVIGSLKYFDLIYIMTGGGPNGASEVMASYMYRIAFNIYDFGYASAVGFFLLVISLVATFIIRKLTATKEKIEYA; from the coding sequence ATGGATCGAGTCATGTCCAACAAATGGGTGATCGCAGCCTATGTGCTGCCTGCGCTGCTGTTAATTCTCGTTGTTGTCTACATTCCGATCATCTTGACGGGATACTTTGGGCTGCATGAATGGAACGGCATCGGCGCGATGAAGTTCATCGGCCTGGAACAGTACAAGACACTGATCCAAGACGGGAAGTTCTGGGACAGTGCCTTGCATTCCTTCTTGCTCGCGGTGTTTTCCACTCTGAGTCTGATCCTCTATATGATCGTGGCGATGGTATTGGCATCGCGCATCAAGGGGGCCAACACGTTCCGCAAGATCTATCTCATCCCGATGCTGCTGTCCTCTGTTGCAATCGCACAGCTGTGGTTGAAAGTCTATCATCCCACGAACGGGATCCTGAACAGCTTACTCGTCTCGCTGGGGGTCCCCAATCCGCCTGCATGGCTCTCTGACAGTTCCATCGTGCTCTATGCCATCTTCATTCCGATTCTGTGGCAGTATGCGGGCTTTTATATTCTGATCTACTATGCTGCCCTTAAGAATATTCCGGAGACCTTGATTGAAGCGGCGCGGATCGACGGCGCGAATGCTTTGCAGATCGCATGGAAGATCAAACTGCCGCTGGTCATGGAAGTGTTCAAGGTGACGATCGTTCTAGCGGTGATCGGTTCGCTCAAATATTTTGATCTGATCTATATCATGACGGGCGGGGGACCGAACGGTGCCAGTGAAGTGATGGCTTCTTATATGTATCGCATCGCCTTTAATATCTATGACTTCGGATATGCCAGCGCTGTAGGCTTCTTCTTGCTGGTGATCAGCCTGGTCGCGACTTTCATCATTCGGAAATTAACGGCGACGAAGGAGAAGATTGAATATGCTTAA
- a CDS encoding extracellular solute-binding protein, which produces MYKKRRTLILLLSLCLMLLVAVGCAGGKNNTAADGNGGNDPGPAPVNNEGGSQPEEVTITFMHLWPEGISAGQNRIVNQIISEYESLNPHVTIKPDVLENEQYKNKLKILSTSNELPDVGVTWAAGFLAPYVEGELFTPLDDLLDSGLRDKFVAGTTEAYAIDGKTYALPLEFNIAPIYYNKAIFEQYELEVPKTYAEFKQIVETLTSNGIAPIALGNKDRWTGSLWYMYLADRYAGQETLAKAILGEASFMDEGLLQAAREVQALVDSEAFVRGFNGLSNEEAKSEFLNSTAAMYLMGSWDLPNFTTNTDIPQEFRDSVGFFKFPVVEGGKGDIDSWVGGPGVGLFVAENSPVKEEAKKFVQFFIEKWGEQSVTGAGVIPATKVDTSSLDLPQLYLDLFNEMNNASSITLFADVQMDPAAAEVHLTQIQALFGKAVTPEEFSAAHDEAVQIEEVPEE; this is translated from the coding sequence GTGTACAAGAAGAGGAGAACACTCATACTCTTGCTGTCGTTATGTCTCATGCTGCTTGTAGCAGTTGGATGCGCCGGCGGCAAAAACAACACGGCTGCTGATGGAAATGGAGGCAATGATCCCGGACCTGCGCCCGTGAACAACGAAGGGGGCTCGCAGCCGGAAGAAGTGACGATTACGTTCATGCATCTGTGGCCGGAAGGCATCTCAGCGGGACAGAACCGCATCGTTAATCAGATCATCTCAGAATACGAGAGTCTGAATCCTCATGTGACGATCAAACCGGACGTTCTGGAGAACGAGCAGTATAAGAACAAGCTCAAGATTCTGTCCACATCCAATGAACTGCCGGATGTTGGAGTTACTTGGGCTGCGGGCTTCCTGGCGCCTTACGTAGAAGGTGAGCTCTTCACGCCGCTGGATGATCTGCTCGACAGCGGGCTGAGAGACAAGTTCGTAGCTGGTACGACGGAAGCGTACGCTATCGACGGGAAGACATATGCTCTGCCTTTGGAGTTCAATATTGCTCCGATCTATTACAACAAGGCGATCTTCGAACAATATGAACTGGAAGTACCTAAGACTTATGCGGAATTTAAGCAAATCGTCGAGACGTTAACGAGCAATGGCATCGCTCCGATCGCGCTCGGCAACAAGGATCGCTGGACGGGTTCTCTTTGGTACATGTATCTGGCTGACCGTTATGCCGGCCAAGAAACCTTGGCGAAGGCGATCTTGGGCGAGGCTTCCTTCATGGATGAAGGGTTGCTGCAAGCAGCCCGCGAAGTGCAAGCGCTGGTTGACAGCGAGGCCTTCGTCAGAGGCTTCAACGGACTGTCCAATGAGGAAGCGAAGTCTGAGTTCTTGAACAGCACGGCAGCGATGTATCTGATGGGATCTTGGGATCTGCCGAACTTCACGACCAATACGGATATTCCTCAGGAGTTCCGCGACAGCGTCGGTTTCTTCAAGTTCCCTGTGGTTGAAGGCGGAAAAGGGGATATTGACAGCTGGGTCGGCGGACCGGGTGTTGGTCTGTTCGTAGCGGAGAACTCGCCGGTCAAGGAAGAGGCGAAGAAGTTCGTGCAGTTCTTCATCGAGAAGTGGGGCGAACAATCGGTAACCGGCGCAGGTGTCATCCCGGCGACGAAAGTCGATACTTCTTCCCTCGATCTGCCGCAGCTGTATCTTGATCTGTTCAATGAGATGAACAATGCCAGCAGCATCACGCTGTTCGCAGACGTACAGATGGATCCGGCAGCAGCAGAAGTGCACCTGACCCAGATTCAGGCGCTGTTCGGCAAGGCCGTCACCCCGGAAGAATTCTCCGCAGCGCATGATGAAGCTGTACAGATTGAAGAAGTTCCGGAAGAATAA
- a CDS encoding response regulator transcription factor: MRTILIVDDEPRTREGVRRVLEAWSAGRHRILTAAHAMEARRWLQEEGLQINVLITDIRMPRISGLDLIEEAVHMPHPPVVILISGYAEFEYAQKALKFGVIEYLLKPLDKEKLLQAVDEALEEDAERSRIELMDRLIDRKLMETAVDEQTYNPAVQEVVRYVEEHLHEPLHLKDLAEHLHMNASYLSALFKEQTGLTFSEYLMRRRVQRAKELLSSTQMTIQEIADATGYQTDKYFVKVFRSLEGISPGQYRKQLAQIDSHIE; this comes from the coding sequence ATGAGGACGATTCTGATCGTGGATGATGAACCGAGGACGAGGGAGGGTGTGCGGCGGGTGCTGGAAGCTTGGTCGGCCGGACGCCATCGCATCTTGACCGCGGCCCATGCCATGGAAGCCCGCCGCTGGCTGCAGGAAGAAGGGCTGCAGATCAACGTGCTGATCACTGACATCCGCATGCCGAGAATCAGCGGCCTTGATCTGATCGAGGAAGCTGTTCACATGCCGCATCCGCCCGTCGTCATCCTGATCTCCGGTTATGCGGAGTTTGAGTATGCACAGAAGGCACTTAAGTTTGGCGTGATCGAGTATTTGCTGAAACCTCTGGACAAGGAGAAATTGCTTCAGGCGGTGGACGAAGCATTGGAAGAAGATGCGGAGAGATCGCGGATCGAGCTGATGGACCGGCTCATTGATCGCAAATTGATGGAGACTGCGGTTGACGAGCAAACCTATAACCCTGCGGTACAGGAAGTGGTTCGTTATGTGGAAGAGCATCTGCATGAGCCGCTGCATTTGAAGGATCTCGCAGAACATCTGCATATGAATGCAAGCTACCTCAGTGCGTTATTCAAGGAGCAGACGGGTCTGACCTTCTCGGAGTATCTCATGCGCAGGCGGGTGCAGCGGGCGAAGGAACTGCTCTCCAGCACGCAGATGACGATTCAGGAGATTGCCGATGCGACGGGGTACCAGACGGACAAATATTTCGTGAAAGTGTTCCGTTCATTGGAAGGGATCAGTCCAGGCCAATATCGGAAGCAATTGGCTCAAATCGACAGCCATATCGAATGA
- a CDS encoding ArsR/SmtB family transcription factor has product MERIDTCEIFCYNADQVKRVRERQAEHDFQEMAQMFKALSDETRLKAAYALCVEDELCVCDIANIIGSTMATASHHLRLLRNMGIAKFRKEGKLVFYSLRDERMKPLIQLASEYQKDVVK; this is encoded by the coding sequence ATGGAGAGAATAGATACGTGTGAGATTTTCTGCTATAACGCGGATCAGGTGAAGCGGGTGAGGGAGCGGCAGGCCGAGCATGACTTTCAAGAGATGGCGCAGATGTTCAAGGCGTTATCCGATGAGACACGGCTTAAGGCGGCTTATGCGCTGTGTGTCGAAGATGAGCTGTGCGTATGTGATATAGCCAACATCATCGGATCCACGATGGCTACAGCCTCTCATCACTTGCGGCTGCTGCGCAATATGGGTATCGCTAAGTTCCGCAAGGAAGGCAAGCTCGTTTTCTATTCTTTAAGGGATGAACGGATGAAGCCTTTGATCCAACTGGCGAGCGAGTATCAGAAGGATGTGGTTAAATGA
- a CDS encoding heavy metal translocating P-type ATPase, which produces MTDFRQPSGAKAVYRVEGFSCANCAGKFERNVKQLPGVRDAKVNFAAAKITVIGQATIEELEKAGEFEKLKVIPERPLRGSGEAAPTVQEFSQQPFYKRHAALLVSALFIVLGYVSFFTLGERHLLTVTAYLLAILIGGYSLFKTGLQNLLRLDFDMRTLMTVAIIGAAIIGEWAEGAVVVILFAISEALERYSMDRARRSIRSLMDIAPKEALVRRDGQEQVMRVEEIAAGDVIIVKPGEKIAMDGVVIGGHSTVDQAPITGESVPVEKAAGDEVYAGTLNGEGSLEIKVTKLVEDTTIAKIIHLVEEAQAERAPAQAFVDRFAKVYTPIIMAIAAFVAVVPPLIDGRWEMWVYQGLSVLVVGCPCALVISTPISIVSAIGNAARHGVLFKGGIYLEEMGRLKAIAFDKTGTLTKGVPAVTDVVMFGDGDERQLLTDVAALEYRSQHPIAAAIVREAEQQGLPYQETEALHFSSHTGLGIEGVVGGRRYLIGRVKLFREMGIELGEEHLAVVGKLQAEGKTVVLAGTNQRILAAIAVADEVRESSQAVIRELHQLGVDKTVMLTGDNPVTAQAIAGQLGVAEVRAELMPQEKLEYIEQLKREYQRAAMVGDGVNDAPALAAASVGIAMGGAGTDTALETAHVALMADDLSKLPFAIRLSRRTLRIIKQNISFSLGIKLLALLLVIPGWLTLWIAIASDMGAALLVALNGMRLMKVRAERE; this is translated from the coding sequence ATGACGGATTTTAGACAGCCTTCAGGAGCAAAAGCCGTATACCGTGTAGAAGGGTTTAGCTGCGCGAATTGTGCGGGCAAGTTCGAGCGCAATGTCAAACAGCTTCCCGGCGTGCGGGATGCGAAGGTGAATTTCGCTGCGGCGAAGATCACCGTTATCGGCCAAGCGACGATCGAAGAACTAGAGAAGGCCGGTGAGTTTGAGAAGTTGAAGGTGATCCCGGAGAGGCCGCTTAGGGGCTCAGGAGAGGCAGCACCGACTGTGCAGGAGTTCTCGCAGCAACCTTTCTATAAGAGGCATGCCGCGCTGCTGGTGTCGGCTTTGTTCATCGTGCTCGGCTATGTCTCGTTCTTCACATTGGGGGAGCGCCATCTGCTGACCGTCACTGCTTATCTGTTGGCGATCCTGATCGGCGGCTATTCCTTGTTCAAGACAGGGCTTCAGAATTTGCTGCGCCTGGACTTTGACATGAGGACCTTGATGACCGTCGCCATCATCGGCGCTGCGATCATCGGCGAATGGGCGGAGGGGGCCGTTGTTGTCATCCTGTTCGCGATCAGCGAAGCGCTGGAGCGCTACTCGATGGACAGGGCGCGCCGCTCGATTCGCTCGCTGATGGACATCGCGCCTAAGGAAGCATTGGTGCGGCGGGACGGACAGGAGCAGGTGATGCGCGTCGAAGAGATCGCCGCTGGTGATGTTATCATCGTCAAGCCAGGGGAGAAGATCGCCATGGACGGGGTCGTCATCGGCGGTCATTCGACGGTGGATCAAGCGCCGATTACCGGCGAATCGGTGCCCGTTGAGAAGGCGGCGGGGGATGAGGTGTACGCCGGCACATTGAACGGGGAAGGCTCTTTAGAGATCAAGGTTACGAAACTGGTCGAAGATACGACGATCGCGAAGATCATCCATCTGGTAGAAGAGGCGCAGGCGGAGCGGGCGCCGGCACAGGCCTTCGTCGACCGCTTCGCAAAGGTGTATACGCCGATCATCATGGCCATCGCAGCATTCGTCGCCGTGGTGCCGCCTCTGATCGACGGCAGATGGGAGATGTGGGTGTACCAGGGGTTGTCCGTGCTGGTGGTCGGCTGCCCATGTGCGCTGGTCATCTCCACGCCGATCTCGATCGTCTCCGCGATCGGCAACGCCGCAAGGCACGGCGTGCTCTTCAAAGGGGGCATCTACCTGGAGGAGATGGGAAGGCTTAAAGCGATCGCCTTCGATAAGACGGGAACGCTGACCAAGGGGGTTCCAGCGGTCACCGACGTTGTGATGTTCGGTGATGGGGATGAACGGCAGCTGCTGACGGATGTTGCTGCTCTGGAATATCGCTCGCAGCATCCCATTGCCGCCGCGATTGTCCGCGAAGCGGAGCAGCAAGGACTTCCTTACCAGGAGACAGAGGCTTTGCATTTCAGCTCCCATACGGGATTGGGGATCGAAGGTGTGGTTGGCGGACGCAGATATCTTATCGGCCGCGTGAAGCTGTTCCGCGAGATGGGGATAGAGCTGGGTGAGGAACATCTTGCCGTTGTGGGCAAATTGCAGGCGGAGGGCAAGACTGTCGTCCTCGCAGGTACGAATCAGCGAATCTTGGCAGCGATCGCCGTCGCTGATGAGGTTAGGGAATCCAGCCAAGCGGTGATCCGCGAGCTGCATCAACTGGGCGTCGATAAGACCGTGATGCTAACGGGGGACAACCCGGTGACCGCACAAGCGATCGCTGGACAGCTGGGTGTTGCCGAGGTGCGGGCGGAACTGATGCCCCAGGAGAAGCTGGAATATATCGAACAATTGAAGAGAGAATATCAACGCGCAGCGATGGTAGGCGACGGAGTGAACGATGCACCCGCTCTGGCGGCTGCTTCCGTCGGCATCGCCATGGGCGGAGCGGGTACGGACACGGCGCTTGAGACCGCACATGTGGCGCTGATGGCCGATGATCTGAGCAAGCTGCCCTTTGCGATCCGTTTGAGCCGCCGTACTTTGCGGATCATTAAGCAGAACATCTCCTTCTCGCTGGGAATCAAACTCCTCGCTCTGCTCTTAGTCATCCCCGGCTGGCTCACGCTCTGGATCGCCATTGCCAGCGATATGGGAGCTGCCCTGCTGGTGGCGTTGAACGGGATGCGCTTGATGAAGGTTCGGGCCGAGAGAGAGTAG